CTTCTTTGCAGGGTGAAAAAATCCCTTTTTTAAGGGTAATTTTAGGATGAGAAGGTTTGGTGTGTTTTGCCTTCAAGGAGTCCTTATGGATTTTAGGAATGTTTGGAAAGATTTTGGCCTTAAAAAGGCTGCTTGTATGGTTGCGGGTCTCGCTGCTTTTGGTCTCGCAGACAACCCGATTTCTACCTATCACTACCTGGCAGACCCGGGTGCTGCCGCCGACGACGAATACTTCTACATCATTACGGACTCCGACGACCCGGCGCCCGCAAATTCCGAAGGCTACAAGATTTACGCCCTCTATGCATTCCGCAGCAAGGATATGCAGAACTGGACCGATTACGGCATTATTTACGATGCACGCAAGGTGAACGGCATTAACGACATCTGGGCGTCTGGCATCGCGGTGCATGACGGTACGTTCTACATTGTGTTCCCCGATGGCGGTGGTGGTGGCATTGGTTACATCAAGGCCCCTGCAATTGACGGCCCGTGGACAAACGCCGTGGGCCAGGGCAAGGATAAGCTTGTCGGTGGCCGTGGCATTATCGGCTGCGATGGCGTTTCCTGGTGCTTTGACCCGGGCATCTTTATCGATGACGACGGTACGACCTACGTGACGTGGGGCGGTGGCGAAAGCACCAGCCGTCCGAATACCGACAACTTTGATATTGTCAAGCTGAACGACGCGAAGGATGCTCCGGTGGGTAACGGCTCTCACGTGAAGGTGAACAACCTGCCGACCCGCAAGATGCTCGAAGCGTCCTACATCCACAAGCACAAGGGCACTTACTACTTCTCTTACAGTACCGGTTGGCAGCAGGGTGCGCCTACTATCGACTATGGCATGTCGAACAATGTAATGGGCCCGTACACCTGGAAGGGTACGATTCTCGGCGACCCGAGCATGAACGGCAGAAGCATCAACGGCAATAACAACCACCACGGTATTGCCGAGTTTAAGGGCCATTCTTACGTTGTCTATCATGACCGCCGTATTGCAAAGGGGCATAACGGTCTTGAAATTATCCCGGCCGATGACGGTCAGCCGAAGCCGAACGAGGGTTTCCACCGCAGCGTTTCCGTAGACGAAATGTTCTACAATGCTGACGGCACCATTCAGACGGTGAAGGTGACGGACGAAGGCCCGAAGCAGATCGAGAACTTCGACCCGTATGATTGGTACCCGGCTCTCACGAGTTCCAAGCAGAAGGGGATCCGTAGCCGCTCCAACTTTGTCGTGGGCAAGAGGGCTGAACACGTGCTGATTCCGCTTTCCAGCAAGGAATCCTGGATCCGCGTGAGTGGCGTGGACTTCGGTACTGCGGCGACCGGCTTTACGGTCGAAGCTTCGAGTGCTGCTGACGGCAATAAGATTGAAATCCGCACGGGTTCTGCAACAGGAACTCTCGCGGGAACTTGCTCGCTCAAGAATACCGGCAGCAAGAACACTTACGCCGAAAACAAGTGCGAAGTTTCTGGCCTCAAGGGCATCGTGAACCAGCTGTTCCTCGTGTTCAAGGGTAGCCAGGATTCGACCATGTACGTGAAGGCTTGGGGCTTCGAGGGCAGCGGTACGACTCCTCCTGAACCGCAGAAACCGTTCGGTGGCACGGCCTGGGCTATCCCCGGCAAGATTGAGATGGAAAACTTTGATGAACCGGGGACTGGCCGTGGCGCAGGAGTCGATTCCTACAGTGACAATGATTCCGATGACCATGGCGCCGAAAGCAATGGTGGCAAGAGCTACCGCGAAGGCACCGGCGTCGATATCTACAAGAAGGCTACGGGTTATGTCGTGGGTTACAACCAGGCCAGCGAATGGCTGGAATACACCGTGAATGTGAAGGAATCCGGCGACTACACGATGTTCGCGGCGGTGGCTTCCGCCAATGCGACCTCTGGCTTCAAGCTCTCTATCGACGGCGACGACATTACCGAAGAAATTGCGGTTCCGCAGGCGAGTTCCGGCGAAGAGAACTATGACGACTACAACAAGGTCTCTGCCAACGTGAAGCTGACTGCTGGCGAACATATCCTCCGCTTTACCGTGACCGGTGACTGGATGGATATCGACTATATCAACTTTGTCGCGGGTAAGGATGCCGACGATACCGATCCGATCGGTACGGACGCTATCGGTCAGGGCGCAAAGTTCAATGTCGCTGCTTCGGCTAGCTTCGACGTGTTCGACTTGAAGGGCTCAAAGATTGCAAGCTTTACCGCCCGCAACATGGCAGAAGCGTCCAAGCTTTGGCGTGATGGCTCTATCAAGGGTGCAGAGAAGGCTAGCGGAATTTGCCTGATCCGTAACCGTGCCAATGGCATGATAGCAAAGGTGCGAGCAGCCCGTTAAGTTTCCCATAAACACATCCAACCAGGAGGACACCCCCGAACGGGGGTGCCTTTCCTTGAAACCGCGGTGGATGCTTGATTTTTGAATAAGGGATGGTTCAAAAGTGGAGTGCGCGGAAAAAAGGAGTAAAAAATGACAATCCAAAAGATTGCAAAGAGTGTGGGTTTCGTCTTTGGTGTGGCGGGACTCTGGAGTATGGCTGCCGCTTCGACGGTCAATGTGGATCTTGGTGAAGAACACCAGGTAATCCGTGGCTTTGGCGGCATGGTGCATAACCAGTGGCAGGGCGGTGGCGGACTCTCCGAAGCCGATGCGAAGATTGCTTTCGGTACGGGTGAAGGTACAATCGGCCTCAATACGCTCCGTATTCCGGTGTATGCAAGCTCAAACGATTTTAATAAAGAAGTACAGGCCGCAAAGTATGCCGAAAAGTACGCCGGCGATGACTTTATTTTGTATGCAACTCCGTGGACTTCTCCGTATGCGGGGGCAAACCAGCACATGGCTTCTTCGAACTACCAGAAGTACGTGGATCACCTGAACAGCTTTAACGATTACATGAAGAATCAGGGCGTTCCTCTGTATGCAATTTCCATCAGTAACGAACCGGACTGGTGCCATGAATGGGCTTGCTGGAGCGCCGACGAAATCTACAATTTCACCAAGGGCTATGCCGACAAAATGCGCAAGAACGGGGTCAAGGTGATTTCGACGGAGTCTTTTGCCTACCAGAAAAGTCTGTATGACAAGGTGCTGAACGATGCGAGCGCCCTCAAGAACTGGGACATTCTCGGTGCGCACTTCTACGCCAGCGACAGAAGAACTGGGGATAACTTCTTCCAGTATTCTTTGGCTGACCAGAAGGGCGTAGAACGCTGGATGACGGAACACTACACCGAAAGCCAGGGTAGCGGTAACTACTGGCGCACGATTACGAATACGGGTGACCAGGCGAACGCCAATAAGCGCGATACCGTGAATGCCATGGATGTGGCTTACGAAATCCACCGCGCTATGGTCGTGGGCAACTTCAATCAGTACACCTGGTGGTATATCCGCCGTTGCTACGGCCTAATCATGGAAAAGGATTTTGGCAACAAGCTCCAGATTCCGTCTAACGAAATCGGCAAGATTTCTAAGCGCGGCTATGTGCTTTCCCAGTTTGCTCGCTTTGTGCGTCCGGGAGCTTTTCGCGTGGGCGCTACGGCTAATCCCGAAAAAGAAGTGTTCGCTTCTGCCTACAAGAGCGCAAACGGCGACAGCGTCATCGTGGTGCTCGTGAACCGCGACTACGGCTCGGCTAAAACCGTGACGGTGAACGTGCCGGGTGTATCGAAACTCGAAAGCTTCCACATGTACACCACGAGCGAAGCGAAGAACGCAAAGGACGAAGGCTTTGTGGATGTGAAGAATGGCTCCGTGACCATTACTATGGAATCGGGTGCAACGAACAAGGACTGCATCGTGACGCTCGTGGGCGAAATCGGCGACGTGGTCAAGACTCCGCGTGAACCGTTCGGCGGCAAGGCCGTAGAACTTCCGGGCAAGATTGAAGCCGAAAACTTCGACATTCCGGGAACCGGCAAGGAAAATAAGACCTACAACGAAAATGACGCTGACGATCACGGCGAAACCAATTACCGCGAAGGTACGGGCGTTGATATCTACAAGAAGGCGACTGGCTATATCGTGGGCTACAACCAGGAAGGTGAATGGCTGGAATACACCGTGAACGTGAAGGAGGCTGGCGACTACACCTTCTTTGCCGCCGTGGCCTCCGCGAATGCGACGTCGGGCTTTAACATGACACTCGACGGCAAGGAACTCACGGGCGACATTTCTGTCCCGAAGAACGACGGCGAAGAAAACTACGACGACTATAACAAGGTGCAGAAGAACGTGACTCTCCCGGCGGGCGAGCATATCCTCCGCTTTACGGTGGTGGGTTCCTGGATGGACGTGGATTACTTCACCTTCGTGAAGGGCAAGGATGCGACTGATCCTGAACCGATCGGTGATTCTACGACCTTTATGGAAAATCGTCTGCGCCTGCCGACCGAAGCCGAAAATTACCGTATTTTCGACATGAATGGCGGCTTCCTTGGCTTTGTCCGTGCGGCAGGAGCTCAGGAACTGAAGTCCAATACGGCAAGTCTTGTGAAGCGTGGCGGTGTCTATTTGGCGAAATCTGCAAATGGCCGCGTTATGCGCCTCCAGGTGACAAAGTAGTGTCATCCTGGAAGGAGCGAAGCGACTGACGGGATCCAGCTCTGGATTCTCCCCATTCGAAGACCATGCGCACTAAGGCAACAAGTTGCCAAGTGCTGTCCGGCCTCCCTTCGGTCGAGAATGACTTAAGAGCCAAGAAACCCGCTGAAAAGCGGGTT
The sequence above is drawn from the Fibrobacter sp. UWH4 genome and encodes:
- a CDS encoding carbohydrate-binding protein produces the protein MDFRNVWKDFGLKKAACMVAGLAAFGLADNPISTYHYLADPGAAADDEYFYIITDSDDPAPANSEGYKIYALYAFRSKDMQNWTDYGIIYDARKVNGINDIWASGIAVHDGTFYIVFPDGGGGGIGYIKAPAIDGPWTNAVGQGKDKLVGGRGIIGCDGVSWCFDPGIFIDDDGTTYVTWGGGESTSRPNTDNFDIVKLNDAKDAPVGNGSHVKVNNLPTRKMLEASYIHKHKGTYYFSYSTGWQQGAPTIDYGMSNNVMGPYTWKGTILGDPSMNGRSINGNNNHHGIAEFKGHSYVVYHDRRIAKGHNGLEIIPADDGQPKPNEGFHRSVSVDEMFYNADGTIQTVKVTDEGPKQIENFDPYDWYPALTSSKQKGIRSRSNFVVGKRAEHVLIPLSSKESWIRVSGVDFGTAATGFTVEASSAADGNKIEIRTGSATGTLAGTCSLKNTGSKNTYAENKCEVSGLKGIVNQLFLVFKGSQDSTMYVKAWGFEGSGTTPPEPQKPFGGTAWAIPGKIEMENFDEPGTGRGAGVDSYSDNDSDDHGAESNGGKSYREGTGVDIYKKATGYVVGYNQASEWLEYTVNVKESGDYTMFAAVASANATSGFKLSIDGDDITEEIAVPQASSGEENYDDYNKVSANVKLTAGEHILRFTVTGDWMDIDYINFVAGKDADDTDPIGTDAIGQGAKFNVAASASFDVFDLKGSKIASFTARNMAEASKLWRDGSIKGAEKASGICLIRNRANGMIAKVRAAR
- a CDS encoding carbohydrate-binding protein → MTIQKIAKSVGFVFGVAGLWSMAAASTVNVDLGEEHQVIRGFGGMVHNQWQGGGGLSEADAKIAFGTGEGTIGLNTLRIPVYASSNDFNKEVQAAKYAEKYAGDDFILYATPWTSPYAGANQHMASSNYQKYVDHLNSFNDYMKNQGVPLYAISISNEPDWCHEWACWSADEIYNFTKGYADKMRKNGVKVISTESFAYQKSLYDKVLNDASALKNWDILGAHFYASDRRTGDNFFQYSLADQKGVERWMTEHYTESQGSGNYWRTITNTGDQANANKRDTVNAMDVAYEIHRAMVVGNFNQYTWWYIRRCYGLIMEKDFGNKLQIPSNEIGKISKRGYVLSQFARFVRPGAFRVGATANPEKEVFASAYKSANGDSVIVVLVNRDYGSAKTVTVNVPGVSKLESFHMYTTSEAKNAKDEGFVDVKNGSVTITMESGATNKDCIVTLVGEIGDVVKTPREPFGGKAVELPGKIEAENFDIPGTGKENKTYNENDADDHGETNYREGTGVDIYKKATGYIVGYNQEGEWLEYTVNVKEAGDYTFFAAVASANATSGFNMTLDGKELTGDISVPKNDGEENYDDYNKVQKNVTLPAGEHILRFTVVGSWMDVDYFTFVKGKDATDPEPIGDSTTFMENRLRLPTEAENYRIFDMNGGFLGFVRAAGAQELKSNTASLVKRGGVYLAKSANGRVMRLQVTK